The following proteins are co-located in the Symphalangus syndactylus isolate Jambi chromosome 21, NHGRI_mSymSyn1-v2.1_pri, whole genome shotgun sequence genome:
- the C21H3orf49 gene encoding putative uncharacterized protein C3orf49 homolog, which produces MAHAQLYLPEPFKIAYGKVGQYRRFQQLKKKNGSFKRKGIERWHRAVSTNLLKQNVLVPKEESSSDSDMGFHESQQNQKSNLKTKVKTAFGRMLSYKYRSKSASASQEGSTDHKEALLSNTQSLRIPRIVKEFPSPKLFTAKMRKLSENATIQLDVVEAETEEITQGNTLLRARRTTKRLSVTSLPSGLQKGPYSPKKRPYFPALKKKKRGMENILQKSDLTVGKLQMQVDDLIETVTDKSMKLLAQRHAELQQCEFLGDEILQSSKQFQRISKRTMMKYKLKNVHGPPKASSYTLFSEV; this is translated from the exons ATGGCCCACGCTCAGCTGTATCTACCAGAACCCTTTAAGATTGCCTATGGAAAAGTTGGACAGTACCGAAGATTCCAGCAACTCAAGAAGAAAAATGGCTCATTCAAAAGGAAGGGGATAGAAAG atgGCACAGAGCTGTGTCTACCAACTTACTAAAACAAAATGTATTGGTCCCTAAAGAGGAATCATCCAGTGATAGTGACATGGGATTTCATGAAAGCCagcaaaatcagaaaagtaatttgAAGACGAAAGTGAAGACTGCTTTTGGGAGGATGCTGTCCTACAAATATAGAAGCAAGTCAGCAAGTGCCAGCCAAGAGGGCTCCACTGACCATAAGGAAGCCCTCCTGTCAAACACGCAGAGCCTTCGAATCCCTAGGATTGTCAAGGAGTTTCCATCTCCCAAGTTATTTACAGCAAAAATGAGAAAGCTGTCAGAGAATG CGACTATACAACTTGATGTTgtagaggcagagacagaggagaTAACCCAGGGAAATACACTCCTTCGGGCCAGGAGAACCACCAAGCGGTTATCTGTGACATCTCTTCCTTCAGGACTGCAAAAG GGGCCATATTCACCAAAAAAGAGACCATACTTTCcagcacttaaaaaaaagaagcgtGGCATGGAAAACATCCTTCAAAAATCAGACTTGACAGTAGGAAAGCTTCAAATGCAG GTGGATGACCTCATAGAAACAGTGACTGATAAATCCATGAAGCTATTGGCCCAAAGACATGCTGAGCTTCAACAGTGTGAGTTTCTGGGGGATGAAATTCTTCAGTCTTCTAAACAGTTCCAGAGGATATCCAAGAGAACCATGATgaagtataaattaaaaaat GTTCATGGTCCTCCTAAAGCCTCTTCCTACACTCTGTTTTCAGAAGTGTAA